A single Clavibacter nebraskensis NCPPB 2581 DNA region contains:
- a CDS encoding ATP-binding cassette domain-containing protein, producing the protein MSAETSASAASEPLAGAVPGAAEEAGGRPTPPLPPVGTTILEVRDIGKSYGAVNALTGVSTVVAAGQVTCVLGDNGAGKSTFIKMLAGVHAPSEGTMLLDGEPVTLGSPRAALQAGIATVYQDLAVVPLMPVWRNFFLGSEITKGKGPFRRLDVAAMKAITHEQLAQMGIDLRDVDQPIGTLSGGERQCVAIARAVHFGARVLILDEPTAALGVKQSGVVLRYIARSRDRGLGVVFITHNPHHAFPVGDRFLLLNRGSSLGTFEKDEITLGELTSLMAGGAELDSLAHELARDPGSAPDAGQEGAAPAAGR; encoded by the coding sequence ATGAGCGCCGAGACGAGCGCGAGCGCCGCGTCCGAGCCCCTGGCCGGCGCCGTCCCGGGAGCCGCCGAGGAAGCAGGCGGACGCCCGACTCCCCCGCTGCCGCCCGTCGGCACGACCATCCTCGAGGTCCGCGACATCGGCAAGAGCTACGGCGCCGTCAACGCGCTCACGGGCGTCTCGACCGTGGTCGCCGCGGGCCAGGTCACGTGCGTGCTCGGCGACAACGGCGCCGGCAAGTCGACCTTCATCAAGATGCTCGCGGGCGTGCACGCGCCGAGCGAGGGCACGATGCTCCTCGACGGCGAGCCCGTCACCCTCGGATCCCCGCGCGCGGCGCTCCAGGCCGGCATCGCGACCGTCTACCAGGACCTCGCGGTCGTGCCCCTCATGCCCGTGTGGCGGAACTTCTTCCTCGGCTCCGAGATCACGAAGGGGAAGGGGCCGTTCCGCCGGCTCGACGTGGCGGCCATGAAGGCGATCACGCACGAGCAGCTCGCGCAGATGGGCATCGACCTCCGCGACGTCGACCAGCCCATCGGCACGCTGTCCGGCGGCGAGCGCCAGTGCGTCGCCATCGCCCGGGCCGTGCACTTCGGCGCCCGCGTGCTGATCCTGGACGAGCCCACCGCGGCCCTCGGCGTCAAGCAGTCCGGCGTCGTGCTGCGGTACATCGCGCGCTCGCGCGACCGGGGGCTCGGCGTGGTCTTCATCACGCACAACCCGCACCACGCCTTCCCGGTGGGCGACCGGTTCCTGCTGCTCAACCGCGGATCCAGCCTCGGCACGTTCGAGAAGGACGAGATCACGCTGGGCGAGCTGACGAGCCTCATGGCCGGCGGCGCCGAGCTCGACTCGCTGGCGCACGAGCTCGCGCGCGACCCGGGCTCGGCCCCGGACGCGGGCCAAGAGGGAGCCGCGCCCGCGGCGGGCCGCTGA
- a CDS encoding ABC transporter permease, with translation MTTTDIVTIATRPRLENRPIRKILARPEIGALVAALAVLVFFSLYTPQFLTLAGAGVWLESASTFGIMAVAVAMLMIGGEFDLSAGVMTGFSALVVGILTSHYGLSIWVAVLVSLAAALAIGALNGFLVMKTGLPSFIVTLGTFFALAGVDLAVTKLITGQVAIQGMTKVPSYDQIQPIFGSSLEIGGGGFYVSVLWWFAVAAVATWILLRTRAGNWIFAVGGAKESARQVGVPVLKTKIGLFMGTAGAAWLVGMISLFRTSTVQANTGVGQEFIYIICAVVGGCLLTGGFGSAIGAALGALIYGMVFQGITFAQWDTNWLRTILGVMLLAAVLLNNLVRTRAGGGR, from the coding sequence TTGACCACGACGGACATCGTGACGATCGCCACGAGGCCGCGCCTCGAGAACAGGCCGATCCGCAAGATCCTCGCCCGCCCGGAGATCGGCGCCCTCGTGGCGGCCCTCGCCGTGCTGGTGTTCTTCTCCCTCTACACGCCGCAGTTCCTCACCCTCGCCGGCGCGGGCGTGTGGCTCGAGTCGGCGTCGACCTTCGGGATCATGGCGGTCGCCGTGGCGATGCTCATGATCGGCGGCGAGTTCGACCTCTCCGCCGGCGTCATGACGGGCTTCTCGGCGCTCGTGGTCGGCATCCTCACGTCGCACTACGGCCTCAGCATCTGGGTCGCGGTGCTCGTCTCGCTCGCGGCGGCCCTGGCGATCGGCGCGCTCAACGGATTCCTCGTGATGAAGACGGGCCTGCCGAGCTTCATCGTGACGCTCGGCACGTTCTTCGCGCTCGCGGGCGTCGACCTCGCCGTCACCAAGCTCATCACCGGCCAGGTCGCGATCCAGGGCATGACGAAGGTGCCGTCGTACGACCAGATCCAGCCGATCTTCGGCTCCTCGCTCGAGATCGGCGGCGGTGGCTTCTACGTCTCGGTGCTGTGGTGGTTCGCGGTCGCTGCCGTCGCCACCTGGATCCTGCTGCGCACGCGCGCCGGCAACTGGATCTTCGCGGTCGGCGGCGCCAAGGAGTCCGCCCGCCAGGTGGGCGTCCCGGTGCTCAAGACGAAGATCGGCCTCTTCATGGGCACGGCGGGCGCCGCCTGGCTCGTCGGGATGATCTCGCTGTTCCGCACCTCCACGGTGCAGGCGAACACGGGCGTCGGCCAGGAGTTCATCTACATCATCTGCGCGGTCGTCGGCGGGTGCCTGCTCACGGGCGGCTTCGGCTCGGCCATCGGCGCGGCGCTCGGGGCGCTGATCTACGGCATGGTCTTCCAGGGCATCACCTTCGCCCAGTGGGACACGAACTGGCTGCGCACGATCCTCGGTGTGATGCTCCTCGCGGCGGTGCTGCTGAACAACCTGGTGCGCACGCGGGCGGGAGGCGGACGATGA